The following is a genomic window from Hemitrygon akajei chromosome 6, sHemAka1.3, whole genome shotgun sequence.
ctggcaccagggaggcaaactaccatccgggtctcctgatcgcgtccacagaatcgcctatctgaccccctaactatcgagtcccctattactactgccttcctcttcctttccctacccttctgagctacagggccggactctgtgccagaggcacggtcactgttgcttcccccaggtaagctgttccccccccccccaacagaacTCAAACAGGagcacttattgtcaaggggtacagccactggggtactctctagtacctgactcttccccttcctcctcataaccgtgacccacctgtctgcctcccgtggccccggtgtgaccacctgcctgtaactcctctctaccaactcctcactctccctgaccagacaaaggtcatcgagctgcagctccagtttcctaacacggtcccttaggagctgcagctcggcgcacctggtgcagatgtggacgtccgggaggctaggagactccaggacctcccatgtccgacaccgagaacaacaagctgccctcacactcatacttccccctttcttcaaataacaggaaaactggaacctaaacctaccttgcatCGCCCGTTTCcgtctaagcccgttgagccaaagcccttaagccttcactctgctcccggttcactccgctgcccgctgtataaggctgtgtcctttttaaatcttccccgttTCACTGcctgacgtcacacgcctgctcagtcccgcctctcttaaccccattgagaagaagaaaaattcaaaatggctcccgccgctctcccattctgatcctccgacttccttctccaaatgaaacctttggtgccctgaccaatcaggaaattgtCAATTAGGTataaagagtccttggaagtgaatctgtagattgtgggaatcatttcagagttgtggtgagtgaaattgtccacgcttgttcaggagcctgatggttgtagggtaattacTGTTACTGATCTTAGTGGTGTTggacctcctgcccgatggtagtaacaagaagagagcacgtcctgcaGGTGGGCATTGCAGACTCAACTGGCATTTAATTGCCCTTCCCTCGTTACCCTTGAGTAACAGTGAGCGGTCACCTTGAACTGCTGCCGTGTTTGACATGTGGGTACACAGACCTAATTTAAGGAGCTGATCCTCCCCTAAGACCATAGCACATGTTTAGGAGtgaaaataggccatttggcccatcttctctgccattccatcttggctgatttattatccctctcagcccattctcctgccttcgccccatgacctttgacaccctgactaatcaagagcctatcaaacaccgctttaaatatacccagtgacatggccttcacagctgtctatggcaaagaattccacagattcactatcctttgGCTAACCTcatttcagttctaaagggactttAATATAGGTTGGTATCCCAGGAGACTGGAACCGGGCTTCCAATGCAGTCAGAATCTGCATCTAGGACACCGTTGTCTAAATCCTAGAACATTAGATGTTTCACAaagaagagaaagtctgcagatgctgacaatctaagcaacacacaaactgctggaggaactcagcaggccaggcagcttctacggaaaagagtattgctgatgtttcgggctgagacccttcatcagggtcaaTAGATGTATTCAGCGGAGTGCACACAGAATATCCAGAGAATGTTGTTAGGCGTACGTTGGGTTACCTCAGTCCAGAATAGTGTTTTCAAATCCgttacttagaaacatagaaaacctgcagcacagtacaggcccttcgccccacaaagctgggctgagcatgtccttaccttggaaattatgtagggttacccatagccctctatttttctaagctccatgtacctgtccaggagtctcttaaaagaccctgtcgtatccatctctaccactgtcgccggcagcccgttctacgcactcaccactctctgagtaaaaacaacttaacccgacatctcctctgtacctactcccaagcaccttaaacctgtgccctctcgtgtaagccatttcagccctgggaaaaagcctctgactatccacacggtcaatgcctgTTTTTCTTTTAGGGGAATGTCAGTTCATTCAGTCTGTCCAGGGAATGTCGCTGGGTCTGTGTGTATTTGGGTTATTTAAGTCCATAAAATAATCTGATTCTTGAGGGGGAGTGATTGGGATCATGTGTATTGGCCTATGGCCAGAAGTGTATTTTTACAGATCATTACAGTATGGAATTTATTGACCATGTGGTTGTTGGAAGCAATTTTCATTCCAAAGGAATTAGAGTGTTAGAATTCAACAACCTAATTCTGTTTTAGCCATGTCTTCCATTGAAATCTTTGTTAGATTAATAGCGGCTGGTTAAGTAACATTGTACacaggagattttgcagatgctggaaatccagaacaacgcacacaaaatgcttgccTTGGTTACACACTCTCCTTTAACCACTCCAGACTGTAGATAACATTCacaggagggtggggggggggtgggggaggactgCACTGACTGTTGCTAACTTCAGAAGAAATCTTGCCCTTCGGATGCAACCTTTTTTTAGCTTTTGTTGATCCTGTGATTGAAATTTCCTTCTCTCTGTCAATGATCAGGAAAACAATGACAGCTCTTCGGGTTGCTTGTTGGACTTGTCCTCTCCTGAAATGGACCCCCTGAACACCTGTATGAAAGACAATCCCTTCCGAGATGAGACCACTGCTTCCTCGCTCAACTTCTTCCCCACGCCTGACCCCAACCCCTTTGGAAATGATCCTTTCTCTCAACATAACCAATCAGTACCTCAGGCTGTTGATTCTGCAAATTTCTCCAATCAGAAAGACGGAGCACTtgctttcctagatgctgccagcAGTTTGAACTTTGACCACCTGTCTAGTCCAGCTGTCACTGGCTCTAAGGTTGACTCATCACCATGGCCACTGAATGGATTGCCAGGCCAAGAACCAAGTGATTCAGTTAGCAAGCCAGCACCCAATCCTTTTGCTAAAATCTCTGGCCCTGCACCAGCCACACACAATGGTTTAAAACCAGACACTCAAAGTGCTTCGACCAAGCAGATGGATTCCCTCCTGGGACAAGGTCTCAACTCCATCACCCTGTCCCCTCCACCGCAGAGCGCCAAAGGAGGACGAGGCAGGCGAGCTATCCAGGTGAAAAATCCTCTATCCACCTTTAATTAACTAACCACCTAGTAACTAACCAGTGGCCAATCCCAACATAACTCTGTGCATCTCCCAGTAACCTGGAGTTGCGTTAGTTTTCTTGAATGTGTGTTTTTTGCTTCCACTCGGTCACTTTCCGAACTAACACTGAGTCGACTAAACTTAGTAAGAGTGACATGCTGGAGATCGTGAATCTCAATTAACATTCTTGGGATGATTTGGTATCTTTCTTGCTAGTCCCACTAGATTGTGTGAGCACTTGGTCTAACCTTGTTGGCAAATGCATGCTCTCAGCCCCTCTAGCACTGTCTTCTCTCTTCAGCGAGTCCAGAGCCCGCGTCTTCCCTCTGTAGGAGGGGCTCGCAGTCCTTCATGCTAATTCCAGGCCAGTAATGTGTAAATTCAAGTTTAACCTGACAGGCCATAAAAGTCAGGAGCAGAATTATGaaactcagcccattgagtctgctccatcgttcaatcatagctgatttattgtccctctcaaccccattctcctgccttctccctgtaatcgttggcacccttattaatcaagaacttgtcaaactctgctttaaatatacccagtgacttggcctctacagcaatTTATGGCAATAAAtaccacaaattcatcaccccctagctgaagaaattgctcttcatctctgttctaaagggatgtccttctattctaaggctattCCCTCTGACCCTAGACTCTCTGCACTCCCCCATTACTGGaaccatcctctctacatccattctatttaggcctttcactattcaataggtttcaatgagatcccccctcattcttctgaactccagggagcCTAAAGCCATCAAATACTACAGACAttgacccttttattcccaggaaTTTTCTCCTGAACCTCCAGACCCTCTCCAGAGGGATCTGGGTGGCTTTGTGCTGTGGCCAATTTCTACACTGGGTTGTGGAATAATTGAATTACAGGAGGCCATTTCTGACCCCACAGACCACTCCAGTTCCCAGTTCCTTCACTTTTCCTGTATCTCTGCTCAGGACGTTTCCTTCAGCCTCTGAAAGGCTTGCTTGCCATCTCTTGCAGACCACTAGTGACAGCGTTGTGTCCAGTACCACTGCAGTTCAGCCCCCAGCACCATCCGGTCTTGGTGCTTTGGACCTGTTCAGCATCACGGCCTCGACATCTTCTCTGGCCGGTCCAGGTAAgaccttgagcaacacatacatgcacaaagtgctggagaaactccgtaagtcagacagcatcttgtCAATTGAGTTTTATTGAGCCAAGTCTTTATAAGACATGGGTCAGACCACATGGAGCTGTGTAACCAGGGATGACTTGTGCCTAACAGCAAGACTTTCGTGTTTTGCTTCCGCTGCCCCTGCTCCCAAGAGCCCCTGTTAGAGATCTGTATGACCCTTGACCTTGAGAACTTGCATAGGCTGAGCCAGTGAGCTGGGAGCTTTTGTATGGCAGAATGTTTCAACCAGGCTGTGCATGGTGACAGGAGAGACTACAGGTGTATATTAACtacgggagaatgaggggagatttgatagaggtgaaaAGTTCTGAGGCACATCCATatcactagggtgcctaaga
Proteins encoded in this region:
- the LOC140728894 gene encoding disabled homolog 2-like; protein product: MSTPPDIHSPSENNDSSSGCLLDLSSPEMDPLNTCMKDNPFRDETTASSLNFFPTPDPNPFGNDPFSQHNQSVPQAVDSANFSNQKDGALAFLDAASSLNFDHLSSPAVTGSKVDSSPWPLNGLPGQEPSDSVSKPAPNPFAKISGPAPATHNGLKPDTQSASTKQMDSLLGQGLNSITLSPPPQSAKGGRGRRAIQTTSDSVVSSTTAVQPPAPSGLGALDLFSITASTSSLAGPGKTLSNTYMHKVLEKLRKSDSILSIEFY